The following coding sequences lie in one Candidatus Nezhaarchaeota archaeon genomic window:
- a CDS encoding multiprotein bridging factor aMBF1 → MQCEICGRNIQGPPKRVIIDVAVFLACNACARYGVPASKPRPTLSLKTTKPAASRTSEGSEQRFEVVPNFSALIKRAREELGLTQDVLAKLVGEKLSVIRRIEAGRLRPSIELAKKLERGLKIKLTEELKVSEPDQFSKSKIGLTLGDLVVVKGGDRKRGGALDESSGCPQEANGPEKD, encoded by the coding sequence TTGCAGTGTGAAATTTGCGGTAGGAACATTCAAGGCCCTCCGAAGAGGGTCATTATAGATGTCGCAGTTTTCCTCGCCTGCAACGCATGTGCTCGTTATGGAGTACCGGCTTCAAAGCCCAGGCCGACGCTGAGCTTAAAAACTACAAAGCCCGCAGCTTCAAGAACCTCTGAAGGCAGTGAGCAGCGGTTTGAAGTTGTCCCTAACTTTAGCGCTCTAATTAAAAGGGCGAGAGAAGAACTTGGGCTAACACAAGACGTTTTAGCTAAGCTAGTGGGCGAGAAGCTCTCAGTTATTAGGAGAATAGAGGCCGGTAGGTTAAGACCCTCTATTGAGCTAGCTAAGAAGCTGGAGAGGGGGTTAAAAATCAAGCTCACTGAAGAGCTTAAAGTATCTGAGCCCGATCAGTTTTCTAAATCCAAGATTGGCTTAACCCTGGGGGATCTAGTAGTAGTAAAGGGAGGAGACAGGAAGAGAGGAGGGGCTCTCGATGAATCAAGTGGATGCCCTCAGGAAGCTAATGGGCCTGAGAAGGATTAG
- a CDS encoding pseudouridine synthase translates to MNQVDALRKLMGLRRIRAIANYQFSEGVGDKIFPDEVELSFSRRTGRVRHIYLNNKLLATLRPNDGLLALTIEGARRLLGILPPPRMRIVVSSKYEEAIAKGRDVQAAWVEQADPDVRPGDEVLVVNAHDKLLAIGRAMLPGDGMTTFKAGLAVRVRRGVGVEEAKSKRD, encoded by the coding sequence ATGAATCAAGTGGATGCCCTCAGGAAGCTAATGGGCCTGAGAAGGATTAGAGCCATAGCTAACTACCAGTTTAGCGAGGGGGTAGGTGACAAGATATTTCCAGACGAAGTTGAGCTTTCCTTTTCACGTAGAACCGGGAGGGTTAGGCATATCTACTTAAACAACAAGTTGCTTGCGACCTTAAGGCCTAATGACGGCCTTCTCGCCTTAACCATTGAGGGTGCTAGGAGATTGCTAGGCATCCTGCCTCCACCTAGGATGAGAATAGTAGTAAGTAGTAAGTATGAGGAAGCGATCGCTAAAGGTAGAGATGTCCAGGCTGCGTGGGTTGAGCAGGCAGACCCTGACGTGAGGCCAGGCGACGAAGTCCTCGTGGTCAACGCGCATGACAAGCTTTTAGCCATTGGCAGAGCCATGCTACCAGGAGACGGGATGACAACCTTTAAGGCCGGCTTGGCCGTTAGGGTTCGTAGAGGGGTGGGGGTTGAAGAAGCTAAGTCCAAGAGAGATTAA